From one Luteolibacter sp. SL250 genomic stretch:
- a CDS encoding 4a-hydroxytetrahydrobiopterin dehydratase produces the protein MSDLLEDEDLTAALKKCPEWEYEKKSITRTVEFEEFMDAIDFVNDLAEIAEEAQHHPDITIRHTKVTLKLTTHDAGGVTELDVELAQRVDNLVD, from the coding sequence ATGTCCGACCTGCTCGAAGACGAAGACCTCACCGCCGCACTCAAAAAATGCCCGGAGTGGGAGTATGAGAAAAAATCCATCACCCGTACCGTCGAATTCGAGGAATTCATGGATGCGATCGATTTCGTCAACGATCTCGCCGAGATCGCTGAAGAAGCCCAGCATCACCCGGACATCACCATCCGCCACACGAAGGTGACGCTGAAACTCACCACCCATGATGCGGGCGGCGTGACCGAGCTGGACGTGGAGCTGGCCCAGCGGGTGGACAACCTGGTGGACTGA
- a CDS encoding VC0807 family protein has translation MSQKPKDNPLANILINVIIPVLVLSYLSKDPEIQQKLGKEVRPWHIGPLYAMIIALALPFFYGIWSFIQTRKFNLFSAIGLFSVLLTGGLTLYLWNKDGTVKENAGLLFGLKEGSIPLMLGVAVLASARTATPLLNVFLYNDSIFDIPKIRKIIADLGKDAPYLQLLRNATRMFAFSFFVSSLMNVGLALWFFRRFDHTAANALESYNEIVGRLTFWGFVVIGVPILAFLFFTLRYLLKGLRELTGLGDDELMLPR, from the coding sequence GTGTCCCAGAAGCCGAAAGACAACCCGCTCGCGAACATCCTCATCAATGTCATCATCCCGGTGCTGGTGCTCAGCTACCTGAGCAAGGATCCGGAGATCCAGCAGAAGCTGGGCAAGGAAGTGAGGCCATGGCACATCGGCCCGCTTTACGCGATGATCATCGCGCTGGCGCTGCCCTTCTTCTACGGGATCTGGTCGTTCATCCAGACGCGGAAGTTCAACTTGTTCTCCGCCATCGGGCTTTTCTCCGTGCTGCTGACGGGCGGCCTGACGCTGTATCTGTGGAACAAGGACGGCACGGTGAAGGAGAACGCCGGACTGCTGTTCGGCCTGAAGGAAGGCTCCATCCCGCTGATGCTGGGCGTGGCGGTGCTGGCATCCGCACGGACGGCGACGCCGCTGCTGAACGTATTCCTCTACAATGACAGCATCTTCGACATCCCGAAGATCCGTAAGATCATCGCTGACCTGGGCAAGGACGCGCCGTATCTCCAACTGCTGCGCAACGCGACGCGGATGTTCGCCTTCTCGTTCTTCGTCAGCTCGCTGATGAACGTGGGACTGGCGCTGTGGTTCTTCCGCAGGTTCGACCACACGGCGGCGAACGCCCTCGAAAGCTACAACGAGATCGTCGGTCGTCTGACGTTCTGGGGCTTCGTGGTGATCGGCGTGCCGATCCTGGCGTTCCTGTTTTTCACGCTGCGGTATCTGCTGAAGGGGCTGCGCGAACTGACCGGCCTGGGAGATGACGAGCTGATGCTGCCGAGGTGA
- the fbaA gene encoding class II fructose-bisphosphate aldolase, which produces MPIATPEQYRAMLDAAQKGSYAYPAINVTSLTTINGALKAFSDAKSDGIIQISTGGGEFASGLSVKNAAFGAIVLAEACHLLAEKHNVLIALHTDHCHPEKVESFLKPLLQASRERVAAGKGPLFQSHMFDGSVVDLKENLTISKELLKECADLGIILEVEAGCVGGEEDGHDTSGLPAEKLYTTPEDMLEVYEALQPIGRFLFAATFGNVHGAYKPGAVKLKPSILRDGQKAVTDKHGAAAEMDLVFHGGSGTSSEDLQETLDYGVVKMNIDTDTQYAFTRPIVTHICSNIEGVLKIDGEVGNKKHYDPRSYLKKGEQGLCDRMKQACDELRSSGKTIFGTV; this is translated from the coding sequence ATGCCAATCGCCACTCCAGAACAATACCGCGCCATGCTGGACGCCGCCCAGAAGGGCAGCTACGCCTACCCGGCCATCAACGTCACCTCGCTGACCACCATCAACGGTGCCCTCAAGGCCTTCTCCGACGCGAAGTCCGACGGCATCATCCAGATCTCCACCGGCGGCGGTGAATTCGCATCCGGCCTGTCCGTGAAGAACGCCGCCTTCGGCGCGATCGTCCTGGCGGAAGCCTGCCACCTCCTTGCGGAGAAGCACAACGTGCTCATCGCCCTGCACACCGACCACTGCCACCCGGAGAAGGTGGAAAGCTTCCTCAAGCCCCTCCTCCAGGCCTCCCGCGAGCGCGTTGCCGCCGGCAAGGGCCCGCTGTTCCAGTCCCACATGTTCGACGGTTCCGTGGTGGACCTGAAGGAAAACCTCACTATCTCCAAGGAACTCCTCAAGGAGTGCGCCGACCTGGGCATCATCCTGGAAGTGGAAGCCGGCTGCGTCGGCGGTGAGGAAGACGGCCACGACACCTCCGGCCTCCCGGCCGAAAAGCTCTACACCACCCCAGAGGACATGCTCGAAGTCTATGAAGCGCTCCAGCCGATCGGCCGCTTCCTCTTCGCCGCCACCTTCGGCAACGTGCACGGCGCCTACAAGCCCGGCGCGGTGAAGCTGAAGCCGAGCATCCTCCGCGACGGCCAGAAGGCCGTGACGGACAAGCACGGCGCGGCCGCCGAGATGGACCTTGTGTTCCACGGTGGTTCCGGCACCTCCAGCGAAGACCTCCAGGAGACCCTCGACTACGGCGTCGTGAAGATGAACATCGACACCGACACCCAGTACGCCTTCACCCGCCCGATCGTCACCCACATCTGCTCGAACATCGAAGGTGTGCTCAAGATCGACGGCGAAGTCGGCAACAAGAAGCACTACGACCCACGCTCCTACCTCAAGAAGGGCGAGCAAGGTCTCTGCGACCGCATGAAGCAGGCTTGCGACGAGCTCCGCTCCAGCGGCAAGACCATCTTCGGCACCGTCTGA
- the acpP gene encoding acyl carrier protein codes for MSDKSIEERVKDIIVDQLGVSADQVTPEAKFVEDLGADSLDTVELVMAFEEEFDIEVPDEEAEKLQAVGDVVTYINSQQG; via the coding sequence ATGTCTGACAAAAGCATCGAAGAACGCGTAAAAGATATCATCGTTGACCAACTCGGCGTCAGCGCCGACCAAGTGACCCCTGAGGCGAAGTTCGTCGAGGACCTCGGTGCCGACTCCCTCGACACCGTCGAACTGGTGATGGCTTTCGAAGAGGAATTCGACATCGAAGTTCCTGACGAAGAAGCCGAAAAGCTCCAGGCTGTCGGCGACGTCGTGACCTACATCAACAGCCAGCAAGGCTGA
- a CDS encoding LysM peptidoglycan-binding domain-containing protein, which produces MRLWFLVKLVALFAVLGVMGFTAMFLYHILVAPMGGVFEKLIPNPTEIVKKEPDVDFAKMLDSAELPDIDPGEKAFQKAHELLALDQYTEAREKLAAIVNVFPTSPSAPIARRIVGDMNMDEVLSTAHREGKTVHVVKRGDSFLGIAGKNKTSLDMIMYLNGMFELGNIQPGDELIVMPLEYRLLIEPQRMAVSIWDGGRFLREYPIIRIGSGTPLGNQKTAIESKGAMLGGKRLQPQAKGYRGAAKYIQFTKVPVPLLADDPTTSDDDKEGARGIFLSGPDMEELNLLTRAGNEVEIRNPKR; this is translated from the coding sequence ATGAGACTGTGGTTTCTGGTCAAGTTGGTCGCCCTTTTCGCCGTGCTCGGCGTCATGGGATTCACGGCGATGTTCCTCTACCACATCCTCGTCGCCCCGATGGGCGGCGTGTTTGAGAAGCTGATCCCCAATCCGACGGAGATCGTCAAAAAAGAGCCGGATGTGGATTTCGCGAAGATGCTGGATTCCGCCGAGTTGCCGGATATTGATCCGGGGGAAAAGGCGTTCCAGAAGGCGCACGAACTGCTCGCGCTCGACCAATACACGGAGGCCCGCGAGAAGCTCGCCGCCATCGTGAATGTTTTCCCCACTTCTCCGTCGGCACCCATCGCCCGCCGCATCGTGGGGGATATGAACATGGACGAGGTGCTGTCCACGGCCCACCGGGAGGGAAAGACCGTCCATGTGGTGAAACGCGGGGACTCCTTCCTCGGCATCGCGGGGAAGAACAAGACCTCCCTGGACATGATCATGTATCTGAACGGCATGTTCGAGCTGGGCAACATCCAGCCCGGGGACGAACTCATCGTCATGCCGCTGGAATACCGGCTGCTCATCGAACCACAGCGCATGGCGGTTTCCATCTGGGATGGCGGCAGGTTCCTGCGGGAGTATCCCATCATCCGCATCGGCTCAGGCACCCCGCTCGGAAACCAGAAAACCGCCATTGAATCAAAGGGCGCGATGCTCGGAGGTAAACGCCTCCAGCCGCAGGCGAAAGGCTACCGCGGGGCCGCGAAGTACATCCAGTTCACCAAGGTCCCGGTCCCGCTGCTGGCGGACGACCCGACCACCAGCGACGACGACAAGGAAGGTGCCCGCGGCATCTTCCTCAGCGGTCCGGACATGGAGGAGCTGAATCTTCTCACCCGCGCCGGAAATGAGGTGGAAATCCGCAATCCGAAACGCTAA
- a CDS encoding acetyl-CoA carboxylase carboxyltransferase subunit alpha has product MQLLEFEKPAAELERELEKLRAKAASQNIDMSAEISIMEGKLAETRASIYRNLTPWQRVQIARHTNRPFMLDYVALAFTDFYELHGDRHIGDDASMPGGFARIGNQRVVVIGHQKGRDTKENLKRNFGSAHPEGYRKALRLMKMAEKFGLPVITLIDTPGAFPGIGAEERNIAEAIAFNLREMMLLKVPVIAVVLGEGGSGGALGIGVADRVLMLENAYYSVISPEGCAAILWKHRKHAPEAAEAMKLVAPDLMKLNLIDDVIAEPTGGAHHDHRATADAFRDTILRHLEDLKKLPVQKLLDQRYEKFRAFGAWQGK; this is encoded by the coding sequence ATGCAGCTTCTCGAATTCGAAAAACCCGCCGCCGAGCTTGAACGCGAACTGGAGAAACTGCGCGCAAAAGCAGCGTCGCAGAATATCGACATGTCTGCGGAGATCTCCATCATGGAGGGGAAACTGGCCGAAACCCGCGCTTCGATCTACAGAAACCTCACACCCTGGCAGCGCGTCCAGATCGCCCGTCACACGAACCGCCCGTTCATGCTCGACTACGTCGCACTCGCCTTCACGGACTTCTACGAACTGCATGGTGACCGTCACATCGGTGATGACGCATCCATGCCCGGAGGTTTCGCGCGGATCGGAAACCAGCGCGTGGTCGTCATCGGCCACCAGAAGGGCCGGGACACTAAGGAGAACCTCAAGCGCAACTTCGGCAGCGCCCACCCGGAAGGCTACCGCAAGGCGCTCCGCCTGATGAAGATGGCGGAAAAGTTCGGCCTGCCCGTCATCACCCTCATCGACACCCCCGGAGCCTTCCCCGGCATCGGCGCGGAGGAGCGCAACATCGCGGAAGCCATCGCCTTCAACCTGCGGGAAATGATGCTTCTCAAGGTTCCCGTCATCGCCGTCGTCCTCGGCGAAGGTGGCTCCGGTGGTGCACTCGGCATCGGCGTCGCGGACCGCGTCCTCATGCTGGAGAACGCCTACTACTCCGTCATCAGCCCGGAAGGCTGCGCCGCCATCCTCTGGAAGCACCGCAAGCACGCCCCGGAGGCCGCGGAAGCCATGAAACTCGTCGCCCCGGACCTGATGAAGCTCAACCTCATCGACGACGTCATCGCGGAGCCGACCGGTGGCGCCCACCACGATCACCGGGCCACTGCGGACGCCTTCAGGGACACCATCCTCCGTCACCTGGAGGACCTGAAAAAGCTCCCCGTCCAGAAGCTCCTCGACCAGCGCTACGAAAAGTTCCGCGCCTTCGGCGCGTGGCAGGGCAAGTGA
- a CDS encoding DUF4034 domain-containing protein, whose translation MNSLRFLCPAALLWICLFVDSSGQGKDADKLKRMNARTLEAKELPETVGWLEDTEGKVKERATRALLAGPEALEELAQQLRRNEMKDKDGRYTTPYFYRQIALGGDPIRGEKRRAYQKRVFGEWLEKFPRSEAAMLAQARLHAELANDTRLIPNGKDVEGTKWIRMRRDLEASAAFLEKSSALRSVDPAWMNTYFVTVDQLGDDTDGLERGTVELIRKFPDCGYVLSRAVLNRVDRREPDERENLAPWLKRHLDTLPPDTAAKLYALTYAGFGNHRGYSAARGYLPLERERMLKGLELLAAEYPDSIVIATQEVALRCWVLEDRAGALAALKRAGNILDVEFMVGTKDGYKIAVSFIRSTPWNPQEMGVPAFSGYFSETPPDRGTIMRKACAAGPAALEELIKKIRSESPLDQHGNSNAARFFSWFNVKETNLYTAELRLAHADLLERWRKEYPASPDAQLASARYWISRAWDARGTTYANEVGENQWKGFAEGLAQARKHLTAAKELQRTDPAWTDVALDLLLGEGDPNDEFEDITDVMFSHFPECPQTLGGALYSFRPKWGGKAGAWEPWVREKTKALPEDVRARTYAQAVIMDAGYAFFSKENEKEIFGGKKPDMDLLWKGIASLREKHPDSIRYPSAEAMFHCKYSGKAALALKEIKKLDGKVDLRVWYRYDYYERCTNWLAWKLME comes from the coding sequence ATGAACTCCCTCCGGTTTCTTTGTCCCGCCGCTCTGTTGTGGATCTGCCTCTTCGTCGATTCCTCCGGACAGGGTAAGGATGCTGACAAACTGAAGCGCATGAATGCGCGGACCTTGGAGGCAAAGGAGCTCCCTGAAACCGTAGGATGGTTGGAGGATACGGAGGGAAAGGTGAAAGAGCGCGCCACCCGCGCGTTGCTCGCCGGGCCGGAGGCACTGGAAGAACTTGCCCAGCAGCTCCGCAGGAATGAGATGAAGGACAAGGATGGCCGCTATACCACCCCCTACTTCTACCGCCAGATCGCGCTGGGTGGTGATCCTATCAGGGGGGAGAAACGGAGGGCCTATCAGAAGCGGGTGTTCGGGGAGTGGCTGGAGAAATTCCCCCGGTCGGAGGCTGCGATGCTGGCGCAGGCCCGTCTCCATGCGGAGTTGGCCAATGACACGAGGCTCATCCCCAACGGAAAGGATGTGGAGGGCACCAAATGGATCCGGATGCGGCGTGATCTGGAGGCGTCCGCCGCGTTTCTCGAAAAATCATCCGCTCTCCGCTCGGTGGATCCCGCATGGATGAATACCTATTTCGTCACGGTGGACCAGTTGGGGGATGACACGGATGGCCTGGAACGGGGAACCGTGGAGTTGATCCGGAAATTTCCGGATTGCGGCTACGTTCTCTCCCGCGCGGTTCTGAACCGCGTTGATCGCCGGGAGCCGGATGAGCGGGAGAATTTGGCCCCTTGGCTCAAGCGGCATTTGGATACGCTGCCGCCTGACACCGCCGCAAAGCTGTATGCCCTCACCTACGCCGGGTTCGGGAACCATCGTGGCTATTCTGCAGCGCGGGGCTACCTGCCACTGGAGAGGGAGCGTATGTTGAAAGGGCTGGAACTGTTGGCCGCGGAGTATCCGGACAGCATCGTGATCGCCACGCAGGAAGTCGCGCTGCGCTGCTGGGTCCTGGAGGACCGGGCCGGAGCGCTGGCAGCGCTCAAACGGGCCGGCAACATCCTCGATGTGGAATTCATGGTGGGCACCAAGGACGGTTATAAGATCGCCGTCAGCTTCATCCGCTCCACACCTTGGAACCCCCAGGAGATGGGTGTCCCCGCCTTTTCCGGTTACTTCAGTGAAACCCCGCCGGATCGGGGCACCATCATGCGGAAGGCCTGTGCCGCCGGCCCCGCCGCGCTGGAGGAACTCATCAAAAAAATCCGCTCCGAAAGTCCGTTGGATCAGCACGGGAACTCGAATGCCGCACGCTTCTTCAGTTGGTTCAACGTCAAGGAAACGAATCTATACACCGCGGAGCTGCGCTTGGCCCATGCGGACCTGTTGGAGCGCTGGCGGAAGGAATATCCGGCATCGCCGGACGCCCAGCTTGCGTCCGCCCGCTACTGGATCAGCCGTGCTTGGGATGCCCGCGGGACAACCTACGCCAACGAGGTCGGGGAAAACCAGTGGAAGGGCTTCGCCGAAGGGTTGGCCCAGGCGAGAAAGCACCTCACGGCGGCGAAAGAACTGCAGCGGACGGATCCCGCATGGACGGATGTGGCGCTGGATCTGTTGCTCGGTGAAGGGGATCCGAACGATGAATTCGAAGATATCACGGATGTGATGTTCAGCCATTTCCCGGAATGCCCGCAGACACTCGGTGGGGCTCTCTATTCATTCCGTCCGAAATGGGGCGGCAAGGCCGGTGCATGGGAACCTTGGGTGCGGGAAAAGACCAAAGCCCTGCCGGAGGATGTCCGTGCCCGCACCTATGCACAGGCGGTGATCATGGATGCCGGCTATGCCTTTTTCTCGAAGGAGAACGAAAAGGAGATTTTCGGAGGGAAGAAACCGGACATGGACCTGCTGTGGAAAGGCATTGCCTCCCTGCGGGAGAAGCATCCGGATTCCATCCGCTATCCCAGCGCGGAGGCCATGTTCCACTGCAAATATTCCGGAAAGGCGGCCCTCGCCCTGAAGGAGATCAAAAAACTGGATGGGAAAGTCGATCTGCGGGTGTGGTACAGGTATGACTACTATGAACGCTGCACCAACTGGCTGGCATGGAAATTGATGGAATGA
- a CDS encoding DUF4034 domain-containing protein codes for MMNLRICIPAIAFLLADIAPGQAKNPLSGTNPMSRRLAADSVPPVTEWREDDTEGRVTARTAEAIAAGPDAMEKLGQHLLTAESKDGDGRYTMPYFYRELASPKGRPQDIHTMVGEWRAKCPQSLVAMVAEAASLNGRAVAAIGDSGEAPTLDDNYQRVADICARSLALLEKSKELADKDPGWHVTKLVTIRVTDHNREAFEKAVDHALQHFPDSGYILSRAVMQIRPEWAGDRLAWEPWLRGKLAKLPPDVAAKAYVRTIAELSISVGQNASMTLTGVVPDLGMIHRGWEAWAKDYPASIGLASEQAALAAWGVLDQAAIQSALRRANGKLDGMFTPKSSYENLLYHLKSIPWDPKMVGLPDIKSFVRDDVAFTARVVEAAADGPNALEDMVKHLHTSEQRDADGSYNAFAFYQWFQQDMPYLTQLRESMERQKLLAAWEKEFPASPYAKLASAHHWVARAWAARGASYAGGVSDSRWAGFRYGLLKASEYLKQSQELRETEPAWFTAVVQVMMGSGQLDLQSDQFKALAEPMFKNFPESRECHLMLAFATAPRWGGESGEWEPFLREGLAGLPEDASARAYASAVIANEGYAMRYPDQRKERYGSIKPDKVLVRKGLRSLAERFPKSTYVTNAEAMWYSGYDENADLAYDAMQRLNGKLDLRVWDDYDNYHRCVRWVTWKAYGK; via the coding sequence ATGATGAATCTCCGTATCTGCATTCCCGCGATTGCTTTCCTGCTTGCAGACATCGCCCCCGGCCAGGCGAAGAACCCACTTTCCGGCACGAACCCGATGTCCCGGCGGTTGGCCGCGGACTCAGTGCCGCCTGTCACCGAATGGCGTGAGGACGATACGGAAGGAAGGGTGACCGCGAGGACGGCGGAGGCCATCGCGGCCGGGCCGGACGCCATGGAGAAGTTGGGCCAACATCTCCTCACAGCGGAGTCGAAGGACGGTGACGGCCGCTACACCATGCCATATTTCTACCGCGAACTCGCTTCGCCGAAGGGCAGGCCGCAGGACATCCACACCATGGTCGGGGAGTGGCGGGCGAAGTGCCCGCAATCGCTCGTGGCGATGGTTGCGGAAGCGGCTTCGCTCAACGGTAGGGCCGTCGCTGCCATCGGGGACTCCGGGGAGGCACCGACCCTGGATGACAACTACCAGCGGGTGGCGGATATCTGCGCCCGCTCGTTGGCCCTGCTGGAGAAGTCGAAGGAGCTGGCGGACAAGGACCCCGGCTGGCATGTCACGAAGCTGGTGACCATCCGCGTCACGGACCATAACCGGGAGGCGTTCGAGAAGGCGGTGGACCATGCGTTGCAGCATTTCCCTGACAGCGGCTACATCCTTTCCCGTGCGGTGATGCAGATCCGGCCGGAGTGGGCGGGTGACCGCCTCGCCTGGGAACCATGGCTCCGTGGAAAGCTGGCGAAACTGCCCCCGGACGTGGCCGCGAAGGCCTATGTCAGGACCATCGCCGAGCTGTCGATCTCTGTGGGCCAGAACGCGAGCATGACCTTGACCGGCGTGGTGCCGGATCTCGGCATGATCCACCGCGGCTGGGAGGCGTGGGCGAAGGATTATCCCGCCAGCATCGGTCTGGCCAGCGAGCAGGCCGCCCTCGCAGCGTGGGGGGTGCTCGACCAGGCCGCGATCCAGTCAGCGCTGCGCCGCGCGAATGGCAAGCTGGATGGCATGTTCACCCCCAAATCATCCTATGAAAATCTCCTCTACCATTTGAAGTCCATCCCCTGGGACCCGAAGATGGTGGGGCTGCCGGACATCAAGTCGTTCGTCCGGGATGACGTCGCCTTCACGGCGCGGGTCGTGGAGGCGGCTGCGGATGGTCCGAATGCGCTGGAGGATATGGTGAAACACCTCCACACCTCGGAGCAGCGTGACGCGGACGGGAGCTACAACGCATTCGCCTTCTACCAATGGTTCCAGCAGGACATGCCTTACCTGACCCAGTTGAGGGAGTCGATGGAACGGCAGAAGCTGCTGGCAGCATGGGAGAAGGAATTCCCGGCTTCGCCCTACGCGAAGCTGGCATCCGCCCATCACTGGGTGGCCCGCGCCTGGGCGGCACGCGGCGCCAGCTACGCTGGTGGTGTCTCCGACAGCCGTTGGGCGGGATTCCGCTACGGTCTGTTGAAAGCCTCGGAGTATCTGAAGCAGTCGCAGGAACTGCGGGAGACGGAACCCGCGTGGTTCACCGCCGTCGTGCAGGTGATGATGGGATCCGGGCAACTCGACCTCCAGAGCGATCAGTTCAAGGCGCTCGCCGAGCCGATGTTCAAAAACTTCCCCGAGTCCCGCGAATGCCATCTCATGCTCGCCTTTGCGACCGCGCCGCGTTGGGGCGGTGAGTCCGGTGAGTGGGAGCCGTTCCTGCGCGAGGGTCTTGCCGGCCTGCCGGAGGATGCGAGTGCCCGCGCCTATGCCTCCGCCGTCATCGCCAACGAGGGTTACGCCATGCGCTATCCGGACCAACGGAAGGAGCGTTACGGAAGCATCAAGCCGGACAAGGTGCTGGTGCGCAAAGGCCTGAGATCCCTGGCGGAGAGATTTCCCAAGAGCACCTACGTCACCAATGCGGAGGCCATGTGGTACAGCGGCTATGATGAGAATGCGGACCTTGCCTATGACGCCATGCAGCGCCTGAACGGCAAGCTCGATCTGCGCGTGTGGGACGACTACGACAACTACCACCGCTGCGTGCGCTGGGTCACCTGGAAGGCATACGGCAAGTGA
- a CDS encoding DUF4034 domain-containing protein: protein MLIRWSLVFCSLSVMVLSHAGAQDSPPGKLVNPRTQVLKVKELPPLSGWVEDTEGGIRARSEMALLEGVEALENMAAELLAKEMRDKDGRHTTPIFFEGITGEGGRIDGRPRLEYQLEVCAEWRRRFPQSRAAMLAEARLCSLQAHYAIYSGRGVADADDIWKVAGGFIDRSMALLEQCRDFRKVDPAWYAAYFQVVVKSDLDRPAFDRLAAELVNDFPGDSLSLSKAVKCLYAESFGKPGEWEPWLRGLLGNQSPEDRAKHYARVLYEIGVTDGYGSAGPAFLWHCAIDAELLASGMDLLSKQYPDSVWLGSAHASAAATCLRDRQLAFKYLKLAGGHLHMDHIGGKGGYDSALAFIGQVPWDLGKVGGPRIIARSFGDDPEFSHRMDEAAARGPAALEQLIRTIRSTDGGRDEDGLYYSERFFGWFREKPRNIAQEKRRILKQELVAKWSAEFPASPFAKLASASYWAHSAWNARGGYHAGAVEDVQWKGFGTRLGQARKDLMACRELRDDEPVWSSVALMIMKGEGMDREEFDALSDHVFIRFPECTDAVLQTMDLLQPKWYGKPGEWEPWLRARLKDLPEEQRSMAYARAMITVLGYARSSKTNLQNVFGGKKPDVLLLLGGLRLLAAKFPDSKLIANAQAMHFGLYSEESDTVYKALQKMDGTIDLRVWSKYSAYEPCENWIARLRTEAALKAAR, encoded by the coding sequence ATGCTTATCCGTTGGTCCCTGGTCTTCTGCTCGCTTTCGGTCATGGTTCTCAGTCATGCCGGCGCGCAGGATTCGCCGCCCGGAAAGCTCGTCAATCCACGGACACAGGTACTGAAGGTGAAGGAGCTGCCTCCCCTCTCCGGATGGGTGGAGGATACCGAAGGTGGTATCAGGGCGCGGTCGGAAATGGCATTGCTGGAAGGAGTGGAAGCCTTGGAGAATATGGCGGCGGAGCTGCTTGCCAAAGAGATGCGTGACAAGGACGGTCGCCACACCACGCCCATTTTTTTTGAGGGAATCACGGGTGAGGGCGGGAGGATTGATGGCAGGCCGAGGCTGGAATACCAGTTGGAGGTTTGTGCTGAATGGCGACGGCGCTTTCCTCAATCCCGTGCCGCCATGCTTGCGGAGGCACGGCTGTGTTCGCTTCAGGCCCACTATGCGATCTATTCAGGCAGGGGTGTGGCGGACGCAGATGACATCTGGAAGGTGGCTGGCGGTTTCATCGACCGTTCGATGGCCCTGTTGGAACAGTGCCGGGATTTCCGCAAGGTCGATCCTGCATGGTATGCCGCCTACTTCCAGGTGGTGGTGAAGTCAGACCTCGACCGCCCGGCGTTCGACAGGCTGGCGGCGGAGCTGGTGAATGACTTTCCCGGGGATTCCCTGTCCCTTTCGAAAGCCGTCAAGTGCCTCTACGCCGAATCCTTTGGCAAACCCGGGGAGTGGGAACCGTGGCTGCGCGGTTTGCTCGGGAACCAATCCCCGGAAGACCGGGCGAAACACTATGCCCGCGTGCTGTATGAGATCGGTGTCACCGATGGTTACGGCTCCGCCGGACCGGCATTCCTATGGCATTGCGCGATCGATGCGGAGCTGCTCGCGTCTGGCATGGATCTGCTGTCAAAACAGTATCCTGATAGTGTCTGGCTTGGCTCCGCGCATGCATCCGCTGCTGCGACCTGTTTGCGGGACCGCCAGCTCGCGTTCAAATACCTCAAACTTGCTGGAGGACACCTGCACATGGATCATATCGGTGGAAAGGGCGGCTATGATTCCGCTCTCGCGTTCATCGGCCAGGTGCCGTGGGATCTGGGTAAAGTCGGCGGCCCCCGCATTATTGCCCGCAGCTTCGGAGATGATCCGGAGTTTTCCCACAGAATGGACGAGGCCGCCGCGCGGGGACCTGCGGCGTTGGAACAGTTGATCAGGACCATCCGTTCCACCGACGGTGGCAGGGACGAGGATGGTCTCTATTACAGCGAGCGGTTTTTCGGCTGGTTCAGGGAGAAACCGCGGAACATCGCGCAGGAGAAGCGGCGCATCCTCAAACAGGAACTGGTCGCAAAATGGTCCGCGGAGTTTCCTGCGTCTCCGTTTGCGAAACTTGCCTCCGCCAGCTATTGGGCGCATAGTGCGTGGAACGCGCGCGGCGGATACCATGCCGGTGCTGTGGAAGACGTACAGTGGAAGGGGTTTGGAACCCGCCTCGGACAAGCGCGCAAAGATCTCATGGCATGCAGGGAACTGCGCGATGACGAACCTGTCTGGTCGTCCGTCGCGCTCATGATCATGAAGGGCGAGGGAATGGACCGGGAGGAATTCGACGCGCTCTCCGATCATGTTTTCATCAGGTTCCCGGAATGCACCGACGCGGTGCTCCAGACCATGGATCTGCTGCAGCCAAAATGGTACGGCAAGCCCGGCGAATGGGAACCTTGGTTGCGCGCGCGGCTGAAGGATCTGCCGGAAGAACAACGTTCCATGGCTTACGCACGGGCTATGATCACCGTCCTCGGGTATGCGAGAAGTTCAAAGACGAATCTGCAGAATGTCTTTGGCGGGAAAAAACCGGACGTGCTTTTGCTGCTCGGTGGGCTGCGTCTGCTCGCAGCGAAGTTTCCGGATAGCAAGCTGATCGCCAATGCGCAGGCGATGCACTTTGGCCTCTACTCGGAAGAGTCGGATACCGTTTACAAGGCGTTGCAGAAGATGGATGGAACGATTGACCTGCGGGTATGGTCCAAATACTCCGCCTATGAACCCTGCGAAAATTGGATCGCGCGCCTGCGGACGGAGGCGGCTCTGAAGGCAGCCAGATGA